The nucleotide window TCTTCCTTTTGCCACACTTTGCTATAAGAACCATGTACAAAGTCAAAAACACCGCCCAGTAGCTGGCATACACTATTGCACCTATTATTAAGACTATCTTTTCAGAATTTGGAAAAGGCTTTCGCGTCTCTTGGGCAATGGTATACAGGATGCCGATAAATAGAATTGTGAACCAGAATGAGATCGGGATGAGGCCAATAAAGTTGGTGACTATTGTCTTCCTTCCCGAAGTACCCCAACCGGACTTGTTTATTGTGGCTATCGCGAACATCTTTGCTGGTAGAAGACTGGACATGTATAACACTGAGTAGAAAGACATGAAGACCATGACAATGTTGCCTCGCAAAAAGCTGGCAAAGGTGGACTTGATAAGCGCCACAGCCTGTACAATCAGtagaaagagaagaatgttcCAGATGCGACCATGGTAGAAGAGCTGAATGGCTGTGGCAATgaggaaaaaagggaagaagCCAGTTATAACAGCTTCATAGGTCATCCACAGATGATGCTTGTGGAACCACAAAGAGTTGTAGAGCCACTCTCGGAAGTACGACTTGCTCCAGCGTGTCTGCTGATTGAGCCAGCGCAGGTATGTGATAGGTGTCTCGGTCAGGCACTTGGAGCGTGCTGTGTATTTAGTAGCATAGCCAAGGCTTAGCACGCGATTTGTGAGATGTCGGTCATCACCAAAGCTGCAATGGCTGCCCATGAACGTCTGATTGTACCAGTCCTCCAGAAACTCATGGAGAAGAGAGTTCCTGTACATTCCCAAAGGCCCGCTGATGCACTGCACGCAGCCGAAGTAGGACTGGCAGGCTCGTTCAATGTTAAAGGCCATCCAGTACCGCACGCTGCTCAGGAAGGACACCCAAGATTCATATTTATTCAGAATCTATAGAGAGAAACAAAACCATGCATTAGTAAATATTACTGGTACCAAGTTTAGTTTAAATTGAGTTATTATATGAGATCCCTGATTATACTTCACAAATGGAAATACAGTACATGGAAATCAAATACGGACAGTCACAGCAGAGAACCTGCAGGATTGTGGGAATTATTATAAGACTGTATGGGATGCTCATCAATATAGGTATaagtgtacatagaaaaaggtTGTGGTGTGGAGTGTGCGACAGATATTTCCAGATGTCTAGAAGCCATCAAAccaaatccacccactaacctTTTACAACTACAACAACATCCACATCAAAATATTCCTGaattgtattattatgtgtgaTTTTAAGTTATCATCTAACCATTTCTGGTTATATGTAATAGAAGATGTAGgacatgaaataaatatagaagTTGGAAAATACCTGAACATCTCCCCCAACTCCTCCCACCATGGTGTCTTCCTCTAGAACCTTCGCCATCTCCACTGAACAGGCAGGATCCAGCATGGTATCTGAGTCACACACCTAGAAGCACATCAAACCATATGCACCTtttagaaaacacacaaacactgaacattcatttatttatcattatcatgATTTAATATCATAATCTATTTTCATCATCAATGTACATAGATAGATATAAGATCTTTGCTTCCTGTACTGGTTACTCTGTTACTATGGCTGTTAATTAACTTCACCTGTTGTGTGCTAGTCCTGACATGTTTGTgtaataaaagtgtgttttaGTAGACAAAGAGAATCTCAGCAGTTGTTCCTTATTACGTTTAGATTGTTTTTTGGTTATTTCCTGTATTTTGTCCCTGGCTTGCTGTAAGAACTACATTTATTTCTAACAAACACACTTTGATGATACCTGCATCTACCacctcaccaacacacacatacacatggaaTTATATAGTCATATGTCTATAGTAATATTCAATAACTTTTCTAATGACATTTTAGCTGTTGTGTAACGATATAAAAGGTTATATACAGGACAAGATTCATACATGGTTAAAACATTGGGTAAAAATAGCAATTATGatatgaaggtttttttttctgccaagcAGCTTTTCTGAGATTCTGTTATATACTGATACCCTTTGTGTGCTGCTAAAAGACTCCCTTTCATGCCTTTATTGGGCATGATTATGTTTGTAGCCCACTGAAAATGGACTGACCATGAATTGGCATGCAGGGATGTTGGTGTTTTGTTGGCACGGGTCTTCAGAAGCctgcagtatttttttattactacagGTATCTAAttaattgacatttttaaaagcagGATATTTGCtgtaactttgttttttttctatttaagaaatgtttttttccaacatACATGATTAAAAAGCATGTATGCTAATATATTAGAACGCATTTACCCAGTCACTATGGAACTGTCCAAAAATAAGTGACAAATTCCACCTTTTTATAATATAACTGTCAGTGGGAAAACACTCTGGAACATCAATGATTCATTtttcagaataattttttttaactagttaTTAAACTGTTATCTGTCCTGGATTATGATGCCTTGCAGCACATTTGTTACTTAAATCACTTGATGTCGTAATGCATTATGTTTCATCACCAGTGACCGGTCTCATTTTTGTTGAGTTAGAAGTTAGAAAAATGTCTCAATTTGCAAATACTCTCTCTTGTTGATAATGGTAGGTTTTGTATTGTTGTTCGTTCATCTAGATTTCTATAAATGTTGGATCTGTAGTCAAAGATTAAAAGTGATACAACCCAGTTTGCCCAATGCCCTATTCAACAAGCAAGCCATTATGCAAAGACTGTATCCTGTTGAAACTCAAAGTCAGATCATCTACCCAGACCCCACAGTTAGGAAAAAGCTCACTTTGGTAGTCAGCTATGACAGATTGGTGATATACTAAATGCAATTATGCCTGTCTCCATGGAGCAAAGGTCAGGTATTTCATTAGAACCAGGTGGCGAGTAGACAAAAATcacaccattaaaaaaaaagtttcccaaGATTCCCAGCCATGATTACCTGTGTAGGAAAGCAACAGTGTTGGTTCGAAAAAAGCaaggaaatatattttttcgcTATGTCAATTTTCCTGTTGAATGAAATGGTTTTCAGGACGCATTACAGCTAGAATCAGATGCTTGCTTCACTACAGTGGGTTTCCTTGAACACAAATACCTTGGTTTTGTCTTCACAGTTATAACCTTATGGCATATTTTTGTAATCCTTAAGAATTTCTTTTTACAGCATGCCACAAAGAGGTTCttaaacaaactgaaaaaaatcacCTATGAAACCCT belongs to Silurus meridionalis isolate SWU-2019-XX chromosome 4, ASM1480568v1, whole genome shotgun sequence and includes:
- the has2 gene encoding hyaluronan synthase 2 yields the protein MSSRSCSKMKCDNLITYLRIIGTTLFGVALLVGISTAYIMGYQFFTTTGNYLSFGLYGAILVIHLIIQSLFALLEHRNMRRSMETPIKLNKSLALCIAAYQEDPNYLRKCLISVKRLTYPNIKVIMVIDGNNEDDGYMMDIFREIMGREKAATYVWKSNYHQLGPNETEESYTESLQHVSQLVLNNKCVCIMQKWGGKREVMYTAFKALGKSVDYVQVCDSDTMLDPACSVEMAKVLEEDTMVGGVGGDVQILNKYESWVSFLSSVRYWMAFNIERACQSYFGCVQCISGPLGMYRNSLLHEFLEDWYNQTFMGSHCSFGDDRHLTNRVLSLGYATKYTARSKCLTETPITYLRWLNQQTRWSKSYFREWLYNSLWFHKHHLWMTYEAVITGFFPFFLIATAIQLFYHGRIWNILLFLLIVQAVALIKSTFASFLRGNIVMVFMSFYSVLYMSSLLPAKMFAIATINKSGWGTSGRKTIVTNFIGLIPISFWFTILFIGILYTIAQETRKPFPNSEKIVLIIGAIVYASYWAVFLTLYMVLIAKCGKRKKDQQYDMVLDV